A region from the Gemmatimonadota bacterium genome encodes:
- a CDS encoding DUF4136 domain-containing protein, with translation MRPRLFAPAFLALAAGAMACAPALTVGADAASNLQPAAYRSYTWEMPDQLPTGDPRLDNNPFFISEVQRQVDDQLGKLGLMKAQSGGDLTIHFHATVRDRVNVYEADRAAGYDQTGYAQSQVITYEEGTVLVDIADAKGKKVIWRGWMQTDLSGAIGNNQELAKRVRDGMTKLFAKFPAACISPAG, from the coding sequence ATGCGCCCCCGACTCTTTGCACCCGCCTTCCTTGCCTTGGCCGCTGGCGCAATGGCATGCGCCCCTGCCCTGACCGTTGGAGCGGATGCGGCGTCGAACCTCCAACCGGCCGCCTACCGGTCGTACACCTGGGAGATGCCGGACCAGTTGCCGACCGGTGACCCACGGCTCGACAACAATCCGTTCTTCATCTCGGAGGTCCAGCGCCAGGTCGACGACCAGCTGGGCAAGCTCGGGCTGATGAAGGCCCAGTCGGGGGGCGACCTCACCATTCACTTTCATGCGACCGTGCGGGATCGCGTCAACGTGTACGAGGCTGACCGCGCCGCCGGGTATGACCAGACCGGGTACGCTCAGTCGCAAGTCATCACCTACGAAGAGGGCACCGTCCTCGTGGATATCGCCGACGCGAAGGGCAAGAAGGTCATCTGGCGTGGCTGGATGCAGACCGACCTCAGCGGGGCGATCGGGAACAACCAGGAACTCGCCAAACGGGTGCGCGACGGCATGACCAAACTGTTCGCCAAGTTCCCGGCCGCCTGCATTTCGCCAGCAGGCTAG
- a CDS encoding UvrD-helicase domain-containing protein, whose product MPGLVPSPSQQRAIEADMGPVLVIAGPGAGKTFCLVERIRRLISVHGITPSRICAFTFTNKAANEISDRLTDLPGAGEVHRGTMHAFCAELLRAHGASVGVARGFGIADEAYQCDVLARLGTQARWQKGVLTAFARHRFRDEPLEPEDAKRLQRYEAYLGQRNVLDFDQLVIRAAGAMEVPAVRDAVRARFDYLLVDEFQDLNPVAFELVKAMLPESLNVFAVGDDEQSIYSWAGADPKVFGAFLNAFPRAQQIALGENRRCPAQVMGPARRLIDRNRRIFDDPKVVEAPRQSRFPVTLHSFDSVETETTWLLQDVRETRAAEGLAWGDIALLYRTNDAGGRLEAAFLGAGVPCRMSAGRALADHPVVVYLLSALRVILHPNDPAREAGFFRAVLPPLLFADARARAEQRDNDLAAQLEGIARERKGTDAARMIRRAQVELQNLAALGERHTTLDALLHELLSQRVGQYRSALDDLHDELSDPREDPDVRALARDLEHAMVSGRPVVVAPMQGVEFAIRTMFGRAQLARLLLERPWPGPPLVIGPDTTPALGVALGTFKALQLLATREFTDVFGDFVALDFEATDLDPQRARIIEIGAARVRSGQVVDRFQALVQPGVEVPPVVTRTTGIDGGMLTDAPTFADVWPALQEFLGRDLVIAHNGHTYDFPLLKAEVARLGEGFEVRGYDTLPLAREVHVGSARLDALAAAFGVPTGASHRALDDTLALAGVVPHLNALKFSRVRKTALGGCVEALALGLALTPEHTSEASRLFAEIRVFPLFRHATSLDAYRDAREATHPEWPSWDQVVERLGGVVTMARLRKERDADDRYPELMARLRRVLDGLTGDSLGEQIRAFLETIVLSQQDGVTPDHDRVNLLTLHSTKGLEFKHVYIVGASNNDIVLGKPDRWSEDDVEEGRRLLYVGMTRTEERLVLTVADTRGQKRCDDRGFLAEMGLDEGTLSPSTPR is encoded by the coding sequence ATGCCCGGTCTCGTCCCGTCCCCCAGCCAACAGCGCGCCATCGAGGCCGACATGGGCCCGGTCCTGGTGATCGCCGGGCCGGGCGCGGGCAAGACGTTCTGCCTCGTCGAGCGGATCCGGCGCCTGATCAGCGTGCATGGCATAACGCCGTCGCGGATCTGTGCCTTCACCTTCACGAACAAGGCGGCGAACGAGATCTCGGATCGCCTGACCGACCTGCCGGGGGCCGGTGAGGTCCATCGGGGGACCATGCACGCGTTCTGTGCGGAACTGTTGCGCGCGCACGGCGCCTCGGTCGGCGTGGCGCGCGGGTTCGGCATTGCGGACGAGGCCTACCAGTGTGACGTCCTGGCCCGGCTCGGGACCCAGGCGCGTTGGCAGAAGGGGGTGTTGACCGCCTTCGCCCGCCATCGCTTTCGCGACGAGCCGCTCGAACCGGAAGACGCCAAGCGGCTGCAGCGCTACGAGGCCTACCTGGGCCAGCGCAACGTGCTCGACTTCGACCAACTGGTCATCCGGGCGGCCGGGGCAATGGAGGTCCCCGCCGTGCGCGATGCCGTGCGGGCGCGCTTCGACTACCTCCTGGTCGATGAATTCCAGGATCTCAACCCGGTCGCGTTCGAGCTGGTCAAGGCCATGTTGCCGGAGAGCCTGAACGTCTTCGCCGTCGGCGACGATGAGCAGTCGATCTACTCCTGGGCCGGCGCGGACCCGAAGGTGTTCGGCGCATTCCTCAATGCCTTCCCGCGCGCACAGCAGATTGCGTTAGGCGAGAATCGCCGTTGTCCGGCCCAGGTGATGGGGCCGGCCCGACGCCTCATCGACCGCAACCGTCGCATCTTCGACGACCCCAAGGTCGTCGAGGCCCCGCGCCAATCCCGCTTTCCCGTCACGCTGCATTCCTTTGACTCCGTCGAGACGGAAACCACCTGGCTGCTGCAGGACGTGCGCGAGACCCGGGCGGCGGAGGGGCTGGCCTGGGGGGACATCGCCCTGCTCTACCGCACCAACGATGCGGGCGGGCGACTGGAGGCCGCGTTCCTCGGCGCTGGCGTGCCGTGCCGCATGTCTGCCGGGCGCGCCCTCGCTGACCATCCCGTGGTGGTGTACCTCCTCTCGGCGCTTCGCGTCATCCTGCATCCCAACGATCCGGCGCGGGAGGCCGGATTCTTCCGCGCCGTGTTGCCGCCGCTCCTCTTCGCCGATGCGCGGGCCCGCGCGGAGCAGCGGGACAATGACCTCGCGGCGCAGCTCGAAGGGATCGCGCGCGAACGGAAGGGCACGGACGCCGCTCGCATGATCCGACGTGCCCAGGTCGAACTGCAGAACCTCGCGGCCCTTGGCGAGCGCCACACCACCCTCGATGCCCTGCTCCACGAGCTGTTGTCGCAACGGGTGGGACAGTACCGATCCGCCCTGGACGACCTGCACGACGAGTTGAGCGACCCACGCGAAGATCCCGACGTCCGCGCGCTGGCACGGGACCTCGAGCATGCGATGGTCTCGGGGCGCCCGGTGGTGGTGGCTCCCATGCAGGGCGTCGAGTTTGCCATCCGCACCATGTTCGGCCGGGCCCAACTCGCCCGCCTGCTCCTGGAACGACCGTGGCCCGGCCCCCCGTTGGTGATCGGCCCGGACACCACGCCTGCCCTGGGAGTGGCGTTAGGCACCTTCAAGGCACTGCAGCTGCTGGCCACGCGGGAATTCACCGATGTATTCGGCGACTTTGTGGCGCTGGACTTCGAGGCGACCGACCTCGACCCGCAGCGGGCCCGGATCATTGAAATCGGGGCCGCGCGGGTACGATCCGGCCAGGTGGTGGATCGATTCCAGGCGCTGGTGCAACCCGGTGTGGAGGTGCCACCCGTTGTCACGCGGACCACGGGGATCGACGGCGGCATGCTCACCGACGCGCCGACGTTCGCCGACGTGTGGCCAGCGCTGCAGGAGTTCCTGGGGCGCGATCTCGTCATCGCCCACAACGGTCACACCTACGACTTCCCGCTCCTCAAGGCCGAAGTGGCGCGCCTGGGCGAGGGCTTCGAGGTGCGTGGATACGACACGCTTCCACTCGCCCGTGAGGTGCACGTGGGCAGTGCGCGCCTCGACGCACTCGCGGCCGCGTTCGGCGTGCCCACGGGCGCCAGCCACCGCGCCCTCGACGACACGCTGGCCCTCGCCGGGGTGGTGCCGCACCTCAATGCCCTCAAGTTCTCCCGGGTGCGCAAAACCGCACTCGGCGGCTGCGTGGAGGCGCTGGCACTGGGGTTGGCCCTCACGCCGGAACACACCAGCGAGGCGTCCAGGCTCTTTGCCGAGATCCGGGTCTTCCCGCTGTTCCGGCATGCGACGTCGCTGGACGCCTATCGCGATGCGCGGGAGGCCACCCACCCCGAGTGGCCCTCCTGGGATCAGGTCGTCGAACGGCTCGGCGGGGTCGTGACGATGGCCAGGCTCCGCAAGGAACGGGACGCGGACGATCGCTACCCCGAACTCATGGCGCGGCTGCGACGGGTCCTCGATGGTCTCACCGGCGACTCGCTGGGGGAACAGATCCGCGCCTTCCTCGAGACAATTGTCCTGTCACAACAGGACGGCGTGACTCCCGACCACGATCGCGTCAACCTGCTCACCCTGCACTCCACGAAGGGGCTCGAGTTCAAGCACGTCTATATCGTGGGCGCGAGCAACAATGACATCGTGCTCGGCAAGCCGGACCGCTGGAGCGAGGATGACGTCGAAGAAGGGCGTCGACTCCTGTACGTGGGGATGACCCGCACCGAGGAACGGCTGGTGCTCACGGTCGCGGATACGCGTGGCCAGAAGCGGTGCGACGACCGGGGGTTTCTCGCCGAGATGGGCCTCGACGAAGGGACGCTCAGCCCGTCAACGCCTCGGTAA
- a CDS encoding DUF72 domain-containing protein, producing the protein MKVRVGTSGYAFKEWKGTFYPEELPDAGMLEYYATQFPTVEINNTFYRLPKEHVMREWAAQVPDAFRFSLKASQRITHHARLKEEAASPLEFLLKNLAAMDPKLGVVLFQCPPNLKKDLVRLQRFCDLLPSDRRFTFEFRHASWFEDDVVAELRGRNHALTVTDQDDFASPLIPTADWGYLRLHRYDYDAHTLTTWARRVQDEPWKEAYVFFKHDYEPFAGPPAVRAFTEALTG; encoded by the coding sequence GTGAAGGTACGGGTCGGGACCAGCGGGTACGCGTTCAAGGAGTGGAAGGGGACCTTCTATCCGGAGGAGCTCCCCGATGCCGGGATGCTGGAGTACTACGCGACGCAGTTCCCGACCGTGGAGATCAACAACACGTTCTACCGGCTCCCCAAGGAGCACGTGATGCGGGAGTGGGCGGCACAGGTGCCCGACGCGTTCCGCTTCTCCCTCAAGGCGTCACAGCGCATCACACACCATGCCCGCCTCAAGGAGGAAGCGGCGAGCCCGCTCGAGTTCCTGCTCAAGAACCTCGCGGCGATGGACCCCAAGCTGGGTGTGGTGTTGTTCCAGTGCCCCCCGAATCTCAAGAAGGATCTCGTTCGGCTCCAGCGCTTTTGTGACCTACTGCCCTCGGACCGCCGCTTCACCTTCGAGTTCCGGCATGCGAGCTGGTTCGAGGACGACGTGGTAGCCGAGTTGCGCGGGCGCAATCACGCCCTCACCGTCACCGACCAGGATGACTTTGCCTCGCCGCTGATTCCGACCGCTGACTGGGGGTACCTGCGACTGCATCGCTACGACTACGACGCGCACACGCTCACGACCTGGGCCCGCCGGGTGCAGGATGAGCCGTGGAAGGAAGCGTACGTCTTCTTCAAGCATGACTACGAGCCGTTTGCCGGCCCGCCCGCCGTGCGCGCGTTTACCGAGGCGTTGACGGGCTGA
- a CDS encoding Ku protein, which translates to MPARSIGTATISFGLVSVPVNVYSSSESRQSVSFNLLSKKSGTRLKQQYIDPKTSEVVPRDEMVKGYEFAKDQYVVFTPEELKALEEKATGTIDIIEFVPLAKVDREYLSKVYYVGPDKGGDRAYRLLARALEETGYAALGQYAARGQQHLILIRPREGVLVMEQLHYADELRSAKEVPVGEGEIKPMELTLAKQLIAQTATEEFHPEKYRDTVRERVLEAINRKVDGQEITAEPSQDGGGKIIDLMEALKASLAKQAGGTGDAGGEERKAS; encoded by the coding sequence ATGCCCGCACGTTCGATTGGCACCGCCACGATCTCCTTCGGCCTCGTTTCCGTCCCGGTCAACGTGTACTCGTCGTCCGAGTCACGGCAGAGTGTCTCGTTCAACCTGCTGTCGAAGAAGAGCGGGACGCGCCTGAAGCAGCAATACATCGATCCCAAGACGAGCGAGGTCGTGCCGCGGGACGAGATGGTGAAGGGGTACGAGTTCGCCAAGGACCAGTACGTGGTCTTCACCCCTGAGGAGCTCAAGGCACTCGAGGAGAAGGCGACCGGGACGATCGACATCATCGAGTTTGTCCCCCTGGCCAAGGTCGATCGGGAATACCTGTCGAAGGTGTACTACGTCGGGCCGGACAAGGGCGGTGATCGCGCCTATCGCCTCCTCGCCCGGGCGCTCGAGGAAACCGGCTACGCGGCCCTTGGACAGTACGCGGCGCGCGGGCAACAACACCTCATCCTGATCCGACCGCGCGAGGGCGTCCTCGTGATGGAGCAGCTGCACTATGCCGATGAGCTGCGTTCCGCCAAGGAGGTGCCGGTCGGTGAAGGGGAGATCAAGCCCATGGAGCTGACGCTGGCCAAGCAACTCATCGCGCAGACGGCGACCGAGGAATTCCACCCCGAGAAGTACCGGGACACGGTCCGCGAGCGCGTGCTCGAGGCGATCAACCGCAAGGTCGACGGCCAGGAGATTACCGCCGAGCCCAGCCAGGACGGCGGCGGCAAGATCATCGACCTCATGGAGGCGCTGAAGGCGAGCCTCGCGAAGCAGGCGGGAGGTACCGGCGACGCGGGCGGCGAAGAACGGAAGGCGTCGTGA
- the ligD gene encoding DNA ligase D yields MADSPDALNGGAPPDDALATYRAKRSADRSPEPVGHVSNVPGRLFVVHKHAARQLHFDLRLEMDGVLRSWAVPRGPSYDQADKRLAVRVEDHPLEYGDFEGIIPEGNYGAGGVIVWDRGEWVPLEDWRTGLEKGKLLFELKGYKLKGKWTLVKIKKTEKEWLFIKERDAWLRSPGTDFPEGSVLSGLTVEEVKAGQTRVGMLRAIVEGQAPVGTVELAPQAVMLAESTETAFTREGWVFELKMDGYRLLAIKKRGEVQLLTRNGNDYTLVFPEVAKAVRALPFDDAVIDGEVVVTDAQGRPDFSLLQRRGRLSNEIEVRRAAVELPAAYFAFDLLSFGEFDLRGLPLLKRKEVLERALPQVGAVRYLEHIPVQGEAMLRQVEAMGLEGIIAKKADAAYRGGRSSQWLKIKAQRTGDFAIVGYTTPNGGRSGFGALQLADRVGGQLVYAGRAGTGFTDQQLAQYHALLSPLVRATPPCEGPFPMDAQAPRDAAAIPETSTTHWVEPRFCCEVRYTEFTPDGLLRHPAFLRWREDKRPEDCDRQDARALPRALPGTPAATPTSPDVADPAPAPQTPAPRTVAFSNLNKIFWPEEKYTKGDLIDYYRAIAPWLLVYLRNRPVVLTRFPDGIDGKSFYQKDAPEFAPEWMRTVPIWANDTSRFIRYFVCDDVDALLYIANMGSIPLHIWQSRVGTLEQPDWCVIDLDPKEAPFSDVITTAQVLHRLCDEIALPHYLKTTGKSGLHILIPLGRQCTYEQCRTLGELLARLVIRELPEITTITRHVTRRGDKVYLDYLQNRHGQLIVSPFSVRPQPGATVSMPLTWDELTPDLDPRWFTIRTAPERMAKLGRDPMAPVLEDKPDLALALTRLAERLHA; encoded by the coding sequence ATGGCCGACTCACCCGACGCGCTCAATGGTGGCGCCCCACCGGACGACGCGCTCGCGACCTACCGCGCCAAGCGATCCGCGGATCGCTCGCCGGAACCCGTGGGCCACGTCTCCAACGTGCCGGGCCGGCTCTTCGTCGTGCACAAGCACGCCGCCCGCCAGCTGCATTTCGACCTCCGGCTCGAGATGGACGGCGTGTTGCGCTCATGGGCCGTCCCGCGGGGACCGTCGTATGACCAGGCGGACAAGCGCCTCGCGGTCCGGGTGGAAGACCATCCCCTGGAGTACGGCGACTTCGAGGGGATCATCCCCGAGGGCAACTACGGCGCGGGCGGGGTGATCGTGTGGGATCGCGGCGAGTGGGTCCCGCTCGAGGATTGGCGCACCGGGCTGGAGAAGGGCAAGCTCCTCTTTGAGCTCAAGGGCTACAAGCTCAAGGGCAAGTGGACCCTGGTGAAGATCAAGAAGACCGAGAAGGAGTGGTTGTTCATCAAGGAGCGCGACGCCTGGCTGCGCTCGCCAGGGACCGACTTCCCCGAAGGCTCCGTATTGTCCGGGCTGACGGTGGAGGAAGTGAAGGCGGGGCAGACGCGAGTCGGAATGCTTCGCGCGATAGTTGAGGGGCAGGCGCCCGTGGGGACGGTTGAGCTCGCCCCGCAGGCCGTGATGCTGGCCGAATCCACCGAGACGGCGTTCACGCGGGAGGGCTGGGTCTTTGAGCTGAAGATGGATGGGTACCGGCTCCTTGCCATCAAGAAGCGTGGTGAGGTCCAACTCCTCACGCGCAACGGCAACGACTACACCCTGGTCTTCCCCGAGGTGGCAAAGGCGGTGCGCGCCCTGCCCTTCGACGACGCCGTGATTGATGGCGAGGTCGTCGTCACGGACGCGCAGGGACGACCGGACTTCTCGCTCCTGCAGCGGCGCGGACGGCTGTCGAACGAGATCGAGGTGCGACGCGCCGCCGTGGAGCTTCCCGCAGCCTACTTCGCCTTCGACCTCCTCTCGTTTGGGGAGTTCGACCTGCGCGGCCTTCCCCTCCTCAAGCGCAAGGAGGTCCTCGAGCGCGCGCTTCCCCAGGTCGGCGCCGTCCGCTACCTGGAGCACATCCCTGTGCAGGGCGAGGCGATGCTGCGGCAGGTGGAGGCGATGGGGCTCGAGGGCATCATCGCCAAGAAGGCCGACGCCGCCTACCGCGGCGGGCGGTCGTCCCAGTGGCTCAAGATCAAGGCGCAACGCACCGGCGACTTTGCCATCGTTGGGTACACGACCCCCAACGGCGGGCGCAGCGGGTTCGGCGCCCTGCAGCTGGCGGACCGGGTCGGGGGCCAGCTGGTCTACGCAGGACGTGCCGGGACGGGCTTCACCGATCAGCAGCTGGCGCAGTACCACGCACTGCTCTCCCCGCTTGTGCGGGCCACGCCGCCGTGCGAGGGCCCGTTCCCGATGGACGCCCAGGCCCCACGCGACGCCGCTGCCATCCCCGAGACCTCGACAACCCACTGGGTGGAACCGCGGTTCTGCTGCGAGGTGCGCTACACCGAGTTCACCCCCGATGGATTGCTCCGCCACCCGGCCTTCCTCCGGTGGCGCGAAGACAAACGACCCGAAGATTGCGACCGCCAGGACGCGCGGGCACTCCCTCGGGCGCTGCCGGGTACGCCGGCCGCAACCCCGACGAGCCCAGACGTCGCCGACCCTGCCCCGGCACCGCAAACCCCGGCGCCGCGCACGGTCGCCTTCTCCAACCTCAACAAGATCTTCTGGCCGGAGGAGAAGTACACCAAGGGCGACCTGATCGACTACTATCGGGCCATCGCCCCCTGGCTCCTCGTCTACCTGCGCAACCGACCCGTCGTCCTCACGCGTTTCCCCGATGGGATCGACGGCAAGTCGTTCTACCAGAAGGACGCCCCCGAATTCGCCCCGGAGTGGATGCGCACCGTCCCGATCTGGGCCAATGACACGAGCCGGTTCATCCGGTACTTCGTCTGCGACGACGTGGACGCGCTGCTCTACATTGCCAACATGGGGAGCATTCCCCTGCACATCTGGCAGAGCCGCGTCGGGACCCTCGAGCAGCCCGACTGGTGCGTCATCGACCTGGACCCCAAGGAAGCCCCGTTCAGCGACGTCATCACGACGGCACAGGTGCTGCACCGCTTGTGCGACGAGATCGCCCTGCCGCACTACCTCAAGACCACCGGCAAGAGCGGTCTCCACATCCTCATCCCGCTCGGCCGCCAGTGCACCTACGAGCAGTGCCGCACGTTAGGCGAGTTGCTCGCGCGCCTGGTCATCCGTGAGCTGCCGGAGATCACCACCATCACGCGCCACGTGACGCGCCGCGGCGACAAGGTCTACCTCGACTACCTGCAGAACCGGCACGGCCAGCTCATCGTGTCCCCCTTCAGCGTGCGCCCGCAACCCGGCGCAACGGTCTCGATGCCCCTCACCTGGGACGAGCTGACCCCGGACCTCGATCCGCGGTGGTTCACCATTCGCACCGCACCGGAACGGATGGCGAAGCTGGGACGTGACCCGATGGCGCCGGTGCTGGAAGACAAGCCGGATCTCGCGCTCGCGCTCACGCGCCTTGCCGAGCGATTGCATGCGTAA
- a CDS encoding family 10 glycosylhydrolase, translating into MRNLRRALALALLVGACRDAAVTAPADPPPIPTASEPTLTREFRGLWIATVANIDFPSAAALPVAQQRAELIALLDLAQSLKLTAVLLQVRAAGDALYPSPHEPWMASLGGAQGTDPGWDPLDVAVREAHARGLELHAWFNPFRAGNASDTLRLHPTHLARRRPDLARVVRGSLWFDPGEAEVHDHAMTVIRDVLARYDIDAVHIDDFFYPYPTTGTPIPVPFPDSATYARYTASTTSALALADWRRDNVNRFVQRLYREVHAAKPHVKVGISPFGIWRPGNPAGIVGLDAWRDIYADSRHWLQQGWLDYMAPQLYWSIASTGQSFPALNAWWLSQNTAGRHIWPGLAAYRVADGSASAFVAEEVASQVSLLRLNRPNPGFVLYNASTMRRDRGGLTTLLRASTTREAAVSPSYPWLDPLPPDAPSITVDGTSIRMAPGATEEPAWWIVHTSDLTSWTQRTVPGSVRTVPQNGARMVRVRAADRAFNLSTPARWP; encoded by the coding sequence ATGCGTAACCTGCGGCGTGCGCTCGCCCTTGCCCTGCTCGTCGGAGCGTGTCGCGATGCCGCCGTCACCGCGCCGGCTGACCCGCCGCCGATTCCAACGGCGTCCGAGCCAACCCTGACGCGCGAGTTTCGCGGCCTCTGGATCGCCACGGTCGCCAACATCGACTTCCCCTCGGCCGCCGCGCTGCCGGTCGCGCAACAGCGCGCGGAGCTGATCGCGCTGCTCGACCTGGCGCAGTCGTTGAAACTCACCGCCGTGCTCCTCCAAGTGCGCGCGGCCGGCGACGCGCTCTATCCGTCCCCCCACGAGCCGTGGATGGCTTCGTTAGGCGGCGCACAGGGAACGGACCCGGGATGGGATCCGCTCGACGTCGCCGTTCGCGAGGCCCACGCCCGGGGCCTCGAGCTGCATGCCTGGTTCAATCCGTTTCGCGCCGGTAACGCCAGCGACACGCTGCGATTGCACCCGACGCACCTCGCGCGACGACGCCCGGACCTCGCCCGCGTGGTCCGGGGCTCCCTCTGGTTTGACCCCGGCGAAGCCGAGGTCCACGACCACGCGATGACCGTGATACGCGACGTGCTCGCGAGGTACGATATCGACGCCGTGCACATCGACGACTTCTTCTATCCGTATCCTACGACGGGAACCCCTATCCCGGTCCCATTCCCGGACTCGGCCACCTACGCGCGATACACCGCCTCTACCACGTCTGCCCTGGCCCTCGCCGACTGGCGACGCGACAACGTCAACCGCTTTGTCCAGCGCCTGTATCGCGAGGTCCATGCCGCCAAGCCACACGTCAAGGTTGGCATTTCCCCCTTTGGCATCTGGCGCCCAGGCAACCCCGCCGGCATCGTCGGGCTCGACGCCTGGCGAGACATCTACGCCGACTCCCGCCACTGGCTGCAACAGGGATGGCTGGACTACATGGCGCCACAGCTCTACTGGTCCATCGCATCAACTGGGCAGAGTTTCCCAGCCCTTAATGCCTGGTGGCTGTCGCAGAACACGGCGGGACGCCACATCTGGCCGGGGCTCGCAGCTTACCGCGTGGCCGACGGCTCCGCCTCTGCCTTTGTCGCCGAGGAGGTCGCAAGTCAGGTGAGCCTCCTCCGACTCAATCGCCCCAACCCGGGATTCGTGTTGTACAACGCGTCGACGATGCGCCGGGATCGCGGGGGCCTCACGACGCTCCTCCGCGCCTCCACCACGCGGGAGGCCGCCGTGTCGCCCAGCTATCCGTGGTTGGACCCACTCCCACCGGACGCCCCGAGCATCACCGTCGATGGCACCAGCATTCGCATGGCGCCCGGGGCCACGGAAGAACCCGCCTGGTGGATCGTTCACACCTCCGACCTGACGTCGTGGACGCAACGCACCGTCCCGGGGAGCGTCCGTACCGTCCCCCAAAACGGCGCGCGCATGGTCCGCGTCCGCGCCGCAGACCGCGCCTTTAACCTGAGCACCCCGGCCCGCTGGCCATGA
- a CDS encoding cation transporter: MTAPHTRGERVAQLGVLANAALAITKLVAGFVGNSYALIADAIESTADILSSLIVWGGLRVASREPDATYPFGYGRAETLAGATVAIMLLGAALVIAVEAVIEIRTPHHSPAPWTLAVLVAVIVLKWWLARHVGSVATEISSTAVRSDAWHHLSDAITSAAAFIGISIAVWGGPGWESADDWAALVAAAVIVYNGARMLQGSLAELMDRAVAPSLIDTIRAAAEGVDGVRATEKLAARKSGLHYRVTIHVQADPHLSLHDAHILGGKVKGAIRTRLPNVQSVLVHMEPFEGPRPG, from the coding sequence ATGACCGCCCCACATACGCGCGGCGAGCGCGTCGCCCAGCTCGGCGTGCTCGCCAATGCCGCGCTCGCCATCACCAAGCTGGTGGCGGGCTTCGTGGGCAACTCCTACGCACTGATCGCCGATGCGATCGAGTCTACCGCGGACATCCTCTCCTCGTTGATCGTGTGGGGCGGGCTGCGCGTCGCCAGCCGCGAACCGGATGCCACTTACCCGTTCGGCTACGGCCGCGCCGAGACGCTGGCAGGCGCCACGGTCGCGATCATGTTGCTCGGGGCCGCCCTCGTCATCGCCGTCGAGGCCGTCATCGAGATTCGGACGCCGCATCACAGCCCCGCACCGTGGACCCTTGCGGTCCTGGTGGCCGTCATCGTGCTGAAGTGGTGGCTCGCCCGCCACGTGGGCTCGGTGGCCACCGAGATCTCGTCCACAGCTGTGCGATCCGATGCCTGGCACCATCTCAGTGATGCCATCACGTCCGCGGCAGCGTTCATCGGGATCTCGATCGCCGTCTGGGGCGGACCCGGCTGGGAGAGTGCCGACGACTGGGCCGCCCTCGTCGCGGCTGCGGTCATCGTCTATAATGGCGCGCGCATGCTGCAGGGATCGCTGGCCGAGTTGATGGATCGCGCCGTGGCCCCGTCGCTGATCGACACCATTCGCGCCGCGGCGGAAGGGGTGGACGGCGTCCGCGCCACCGAGAAACTTGCCGCGCGAAAGAGTGGGCTTCACTACCGGGTGACAATCCATGTCCAGGCGGACCCCCACCTGTCGCTCCACGACGCCCATATCCTTGGGGGGAAGGTGAAAGGAGCCATCCGCACCAGGTTGCCTAACGTGCAGTCGGTGCTCGTCCACATGGAGCCGTTCGAGGGCCCGCGCCCCGGCTGA